The Cellulophaga sp. RHA19 genome includes the window CTAGATGGTATGTTGGGAACACAGTAATGTATAACACCGTGTTTTTTTATTGTTGGTTTATTGTGTGTTGTGAGTTCAGATGTTTCAAAGCAACCACCCATATCTATACTAACATCTATAATTACTGCATCTTTTTTCATATTTTCTACCATGGTTTCTGTAACTACAATAGGTGAGCGGTCTTTGCCTCTAATTGCGCCAATAGCAACATCACATCTTTTTAAAGATTTTAAGAGGTTTTTAGGTTGTAAGGTAGATGTGTAAACTGTTTGTTTTAGGTTGGTTTGTATTTGTCTTAATTTGGTAATGGAGTTATCAAATATTTTTACATTAGCACCTAGTCCAATTGCAGATCTAGCGGCAAATTCTCCAACGGTTCCTGCGCCAATAATAACAACTTCTACAGGTGGTACGCCACTAATATTACCAAACATTAGGCCGTTACCATTATTAGTAGTAGCCATTAATTCTGATGCTATTAAGACAGATGATATACCAGCAATTTCACTTAATGAGCGTACTGCAGGATATTTACCATCTTCATCTTGTATGTATTCAAAAGCAATTGCTGTAATTCGTTTTTTTGCTAATTCTTCAAAATATTTTTTAGATTGTGTTTTTATTTGAAGCGCAGATATAATAGTTGTCTGCGGGTTTAGCATTTGTATTTCTGATATTGTAGGTGGCTCTACCTTTAGTATAATAGGACAAGAAAATACTTTTTTAGTATCTTTTGTAACTTCAGCACCAGCATTTGTATAGTCTAAATCTGTAAAATTTGCACCTTCACCAGCACCAGACTCAATTAAAACTCTATGTCCGTTGCAAGTAAGTGCATTTACGGCATCAGGAGTTAGACAAATTCGTTTTTCTTGATACTGGTTTTCTTTCAGCATACCAATGAATAATTCACCCTTTTTTCTAAGAATTTCTAGCTTCTCTTCCTGTGGTAATAATTGGAATTTGCTAAAAGGCGAAGAAGGCTGATTCATATCCGTTAGTATTTGTTATTTTGACCATCAAAATTACAATTTTATTTTTAAAATAGTTGCTTTAATTACTTTTTCTAAAAGTGTTTTAAAAACTGATTTTACGGTCGGTAGGGTTAATTACTTCTAGTTTTATATTGGTAGCATCTTCAGGTAAAAATGAACTTATTTTTTCTGGCCACTCTATAAATACCCATTTGTTTGCGTAAAAATAGTCTTCTACGCCAATGTCTAAAGCTTCCATTTCGTCTTCAAGTCTATAAAAATCAAAATGATAAGCTAAAGTGTTGCTCTTGTTGTCTTGGTATTCGTTTACAATGCCAAAAGTAGGACTAGAGGTGTCGCCAACCACACCAAGCTCTTTCATTATAGCTTTAATTAAAGTAGTTTTTCCTGCGCCCATTTCACCGTAAAAACATAAGGTTTTGGTTGGTGCATTTTTAATTATATCCTTAGCAATATCCTGAATTTCTGGTGTAGAAAAAGTTTTATTCATTTTTTATAAAAAATTACAAGCGTACAAAAGTAATTAGTAGTAAGTTTTAAAACAATTATCTAGGCTCTAAAACAGCAAATGGTATAATCATTTCTTCTAGTGAAACACCACCGTGTTGGTAGGTATTTCTGTAGTAGCTAACGTAGTGATTGTAATTATTTGGGTAAGCAAAAAATAAATCGTTTTTAGCAAATATAAAAGAGCTGCTCATATTTATTGTTGGCAGTTGTAAATCTTTAGGGTTTTTAGCAGCTAGTACATCTTTATCCTCGTAAGACAAGCTACGACCTGTTTTGTATCTTAGGTTTAGACTAGTGTCTTTATCACCAACAACCTTAGATGGTTGTTTTACGTTTATAGTGCCGTGATCTGTGGTTATAATTAATTTTTGTCCCATTGTTTGTGCTTGCTGTATAATTTCTAACAAAGGGGAGTTTTTAAACCAGCTAACTGTTAAAGATCTGTAGGCTTTGTCGTTACTAGCAAGCTCTTTTATTACTTCCATTTCTGTTTTAGAGTGAGAAAGCATATCTACAAAATTGTATACAATAACTGTTAGGTCGTTGTCTTTTTGTGATTTATAATTTTGAGATAATTGTTTACCTTGTTTTAGACTGCTAATTTTATGGTATTCCCATTTTAAATCTAATCCAAGTCTTTTTAATTGTGCGCCAAGAAAATCTGCTTCGTGTAAATTTTTACCGCCTTCTTCAGTGTCGTTTTTCCACCAATTTGGATGTTGTTTCTCCATTTCTAAAGGGGTTAGGCCAGAGAAAATGGCATTACGAGCATACTGGGTAGCAGTAGGTAAAATACTAAAGTAAGGTTCTTCTTTAACTTTTTTGTAAAATGAGTTAACAGTACTTTCAAAAGCTAACCATTGGTCATATCTTAAGTTGTCTACCACAACTAAAAGCGTAGGTTTTTCTTTTAGTTCTGGTTTTATTAATTTTTTAAATAGATTTTGGGATAAAACAGGAGCATCTCCGCCAGCAAACCAGTCTGGGTAGTTTTTTTCAATAAACTTGCTAAATTGATTATTTGCTTCAATTTTTTGAGATTCTAGAATTTCAAACATTCCGGTATCTTCAATTTCTTCTAATTGCAGCTCCCAGTGAATTAAGTTTTTATATAAATTTACCCATTCTTCATAGCAATTAACCATAGATAAATCCATCGCTATTTTACGAAACTCTTGTTGGTAGTTAGACGTTGTTTTTTCAGATATTAATCTAGAGTGGTCTAAGCTCTTTTTTAAGCTAAGTAGTATTTGGTTTGGGTTAACAGGTTTTATAAGGTAATCTGCTATTTTAGAGCCAATTGCCTCTTCCATAATTAACTCTTCTTCACTCTTGGTAATCATTACAACAGGGAGAGATGTATGTGTTTTTTTTATTTCAGATAATGTCTCTAAACCACTAATACCAGGCATATTTTCATCTAAAAAAACAATGTCCACTTTTGTATCTTCTAGTTCTTCTAAAGCTTCTCTACCACTTTGGCAGGTTATTACTTCATAATTTTTCTTTTCTAGAAATATAATGTGTGGTTTAAGTAAATCTATTTCATCATCTACCCAAAGTATTGTTATCTTGTTCATTTAGTGTCTATATTTGTAATTGTAAAGAAAGAAGATTTTGATTATATCTAACAAACTTAAAATATTCAATGATCCAATTTACGGATTTATTGGCATACCAAGCACGCTAATTTTTAATATTATTGCGCATCCTTATTTTCAGAGGCTTCGTAGAATATCACAAACGGGCTTAACTTATTTGGTGTATCCTGGCGCACAGCATACTAGATTTCAGCATGCTCTTGGTTGTATGCATTTAATGGAACAAGCTGTGCAAATACTGCGCTTTAAAGGAGTAAAAATAACAGATGTTGAAGAAGAAGGGCTTTTATGTGCTATTTTATTGCATGATATAGGTCACGGTCCGTTTTCACATGCAATGGAGCATACTATTGTAGAAGGTGTAGATCATGAAGCTATTTCATTAGTGTTTATGCAGCAATTAAATAAAGAGTTTAAGGGCAAGTTAGATACTGCAATTGCTATATTTAAAAAAGAACATCCTAAAAAGTTTTTAAACGATTTGGTGTCTAGTCAGTTAGATATGGATAGATTAGATTATCTAAAAAGAGATAGCTTTTACACTGGTGTAGCAGAAGGTAATATTAATGCAGAGCGTTTAATTACAATGCTTAACGTTGTAGACGGTGATTTGGTTATAGAGGAAAAAGGAATTTACTCTGTAGAAAAGTTTTTAATGGCTCGTAGGTTTATGTATTGGCAAGTTTACTTACACAAAACAGGCTTAGTTGCAGAGCAATTGCTTATAAAAACACTAAATAGAGCAAAAGAATTAATACATAAAGGAGAAAATTTACCTTGTAGCTCTATTTTATCATTCTTCATAAAAAATAAAATAGAGTTGAAAGATTTTAATGCAGATGTGATTAAAAAGTTTTCTGAGCTAGATGATGTAGATATTATGGCAGCTATAAAAGAGTGGCAACATAATAGCGATTTTGTTTTATCTACATTAAGTAGAATGATATTGCATAGAGATTTACTTCATATTAAAATGAAGAAAAAGCCAATAGCGACATCAAAACTTAAAAAAGAATTTTCTGCTTTTAAAGAAAAATACAATTTATTTGATGAAGAAACAGCATATTTTGTTTTTAGTGGAGAAATAAAAAATACGGCTTACATACAGCATACACAACCAATTAAGGTGTTAAAAGAAAACGGAAAAGTAACAGATGTATTAAAGGCATCAGACCAATTAAATAGTAAAACGTTATCAAAAACGGTAACTAAATACTACGCTTGTTATCCAAAATTATAATATGCTAGCGTAAAAATATTGTAAAGTATTTTTATTAATATTACAATAGTTTAATCCGTATAACACAGCATTTTACTAGGTTTTAATATAAGCCAACTTAAGTTAAGTATAATAATTTCACTATTTTTCTTACTTTTGTGGCCGTTAATTGTGGTTTTATAAAAAAGCCTTAATTTTTACTCATATATAATAAAGGATAAAATACCTTAATAATTAATTAACAATAAGTGAAGTTTACAGCTAGTCAGATTGCAGGTATTTTAGAAGGTGAAGTTCAGGGAGATCCTGAAACAACCGTACATACACTTGCTAAAATAGAAGAAGGAGAAGCGGGTTCGCTTACCTTTTTAGCTAATCCCAAATACATACCTTACCTATATACTACAAAATCATCTATAACAATAGTTAATAAAGATTTTACTCCAGAAAAGGAATATACAACTACCTTAATAAAGGTAGATGATGCTTACCAGTCTTTTACAAAATTATTAACTTATTATGATCAGGTTAAAAATGACAAAAGCGGTATAGAGCAACCGGTTTATATAGATGAGTCATCTAGTTATGGAGAAAATGTTTATTTAGGTGCATTTAGTTACATAGGTAAAAATGTTACAATTGGTAAAAACGCTAAAATTTATCCTAATGTTTACATATCAGATAATGTAACTATTGGCGATAATGTATCTTTGTTTTCTGGTGCAAAAATATGTTCAGATTCTATTATAGGAGATAATTGTGTTATACATACAGGAGTAATTATAGGTTCTGACGGATTTGGTTTTTCTCCAAATGCAGATGGTACTTTTACAAAAATACCTCAAATAGGTAATGTAATTTTAGAAGATAATGTAGATGTTGGTGCAGGTACTACTATAGATCGTGCAACAATGGGGTCTACTATTATTAAAAAAGGAGTTAAGCTAGACAATCAAATACAAATAGCACATAATGTAGAAATTGGAGAAAATACTGTAATTGCAGCGCAAACCGGTATTGCTGGTTCTACTAAAATTGGTAAAAATTGTATGATTGGTGGTCAGGTTGGTATTGTTGGTCACATTTCTATTGGAGATAATGTGCGTATACAGGCTCAGTCTGGTATTGGAAAAAATATAAAAGATAATGAGGTTTTACAAGGCTCACCAGCTATGAATTATGGTGATTTTAATAAATCTTATGTGCATTTTAAGAACTTACCAAAAATAGTAAAAGGAATAAATAACATTGAAAAAAAGTTTGATGGCAAATAAACCAAATGCAAAACAGAGAACTATAGCTAAGGAAGCTACCCTTACAGGTGTAGGTTTACATACAGGTGAAAAAGTTACAATGAAATTTTTACCTGCTCCAGAAAACCATGGTTATGCTTTTAAACGTATAGATTTAGAAGGAGAACCTATTATAGAGGCAGATGCTAATTATGTAGAAAATACACAACGTGGTACTAATTTAGAAAAAAAAGGAGTTAAAATACAAACTCCAGAACACGTTTTAGCAGCTTTAGTTGGTTTAGAAATAGACAATGTTTTAATAGAGTTAAATTCTCCAGAACTTCCAATTATGGATGGTTCTTCTAAATACTTTGTAGAAGCTTTAGAAGGGGCAGGTGTTGTTGAGCAAGAGAAAGAAAGAGAAGAGTATATTGTTAAAGATGTAATCTCTTATAAAGATGAAGCTACTGGTAGTGAAATAACTATTATACCTTCTGATGAATACCAAGTAACAACTATGGTAGATTTTGGTACTAAAGTATTAGGTACTCAAAACGCTACCTTGTTAAAGTTGTCAGATTTTAAAGAGGAAATTTCTAATGCAAGAACTTTTAGCTTTTTGCACGAATTAGAAATGTTATTAGAACACGGGCTTATTAAAGGCGGTGATTTAAATAATGCCATAGTATATGTAGATAAGGAAATATCTGATGAAACTATGAAAAAGCTTGAAAAAGCTTTTGGAAAAGAGAAGTTATCTGTAAAACCAAACGGAATTTTAGATAATTTAACATTGCACCAGCCTAATGAAGCTGCGCGTCATAAATTGTTAGATGTAGTGGGTGATTTAGCTTTAACAGGTGTAAGAATACGTGGTAAAGTTATAGCTAACAAACCAGGGCATTTTGTTAATACACAATTTGCTAAAAAATTGGCTAAAATAATTAAGTTAGAGAAAAGAAATAGTGTGCCTAAATATGATCTTAGTCTGCCTCCTTTAATGGATATTCACCAGATTATGGATATGCTGCCACATAGACCTCCTTTCTTATTAATAGATAGAGTTTTAGAGCTTTCTGGTAACCATGTAGTTGGTATGAAGAATGTTACTATGAACGAACCCTTTTTTGTAGGGCATTTTCCAGGGGCACCTGTGATGCCAGGAGTATTACAAGTAGAGGCAATGGCGCAAACAGGAGGTATTTTGGTTTTAAGTACTGTACCAGACCCAGAGAATTACTTAACATTTTTTATGAAAATAGATAAAGTTAAGTTTAAACAAAAGGTTTTACCAGGAGATACATTAATATTTCACTGTAGCCTTATAACACCAATACGCAGAGGAATATGTCATATGCAAGCGTATGCTTATGCAAATGATAAATTAGTTTGTGAAGCCGAAATGATGGCACAAATAGCAAAAAAACAATAGAATGAATCAACCTTTAGCGTATATACACCCAGGTGCTAAAATCGCAAAAAATGTTGTTGTAGAACCTTTTACAACAATACATAACAATGTAGTAATAGGCGAGGGAACTTGGATTGGGTCTAACGTAACTATTATGGAAGGCGCAAGAATAGGAAAAAATTGTAATATTTTTCCAGGCGCAATTATATCTGCTACACCGCAAGATTTAAAATATGCTGGTGAAGAAACTATTGTAGAGATAGGAGATAACACAACTATAAGAGAATGTGCTACAATAAACAGAGGTACATCAGATAGACAAAAGACTAAAATTGGTAAAAATTGCCTAATTATGGCATATTGCCACGTTGCTCACGATTGTTTTGTGGGTGATAATTGTATTTTTTCTAATAATTCTACATTAGCAGGTCATGTAACAGTTGGCGACAATGTAGTTTTAGCTGGTTTGGTTGCTGTGCATCAATTTGTATCTATTGGTAACCATGCATTTGTAACTGGTGGTTCTTTGGTACGTAAAGATGTTCCTCCTTTTGTAAAAGCAGCAAGAGAGCCTTTATCTTATGTAGGTATCAACTCTGTAGGTTTACGTAGAAGAGGAATAACTTCTGAAAAAATTAGAGAAGTTCAAAATATTTACCGAATATTATATCAAAAAAATTATAATAATAGTCAAGCTGTACAGATAATTGAAGCGGAAATGGAAGCAACTCCAGAACGTGACGAGATTTTGCAGTTTATTAGAGATTCTCAAAGGGGAATTATGAAAGGCTATTTTAGTTCAAATTAAATAAAAGTATGGCATCAACATCAGACATTAGAAAAGGATTGTGTATTAGATACAATCATGATATTTTTAAAATTATAGAATTTTTACATGTTAAACCAGGAAAAGGTCCTGCTTTTGTAAGAACTAAATTAAAAAGTGTAACAACGGGTAAAGTAATAGATAATACTTTTTCTGCAGGTCATAAAATTGATGATGTTCGTGTAGAAACACGTTCTTATCAATTTTTATATGCAGAAGGTCCAACGTATCATTTTATGAATACGGATGATTATAACCAGATTACATTAGAAGAAAATAGCTTAGATGCACCAGGATTGTTAAAAGAGGGTGAAGTTGTAACTATCTTATTTAACACAGAAGATAGTTTGCCATTATCTGTAGATATGCCAGCTAGTGTTATTTTAGAGGTAACATATACAGAGCCAGGTGTAAAAGGGAATACAGCAACAAATGCGACTAAACCAGCAAAGGTAGAAACTGGGGCAGAAGTAAATGTTCCTCTTTTTATTAATGAAGGTGATAAAATAAAAGTAGATACAGAAAAGGGTTCTTATATGGAACGTGTAAAGGAATAAACTCTTTGCAATTTTGTAAAATATAAATATACGTACAATAGAAGTTTGAAATTTCCCATTCCACATACTTTAAAGCAAATTGCAGCTATTATAGACTGTAATTATGTAGGTGAAGATAGTTTTTCTGTTTTAGGGATGAACGAGATTCACGTAGTTACCAAGGGCGATATTGTTTTTGTAGATCATCCAAAGTACTATGATAAGGCCTTACAATCTAAAGCAACCATTATTTTAATTAATAAAGAGGTAGCTTGTCCAGAGGGTAAAGCATTATTAATTTCAGACGATCCGTTTAGAGATTTTAATAAACTCACGACGTATTTTAAGCCTTTTTTAAAATCTGTTTCTACGGTTTCAGAGACAGCAAAAATAGGAGAGAACACAGTAATACAGCCTAATGCTTTTGTTGGTAACAATGTAACTATTGGTAAAAACTGTGTTATACATTCTAATGTCTCTATTTATGATAATTGTGTGTTAGGTGATAATGTAACAATACATGCGGGTTCTGTTTTAGGAGCAGATGCTTTTTATTATAAAAATAGGCCAGAAGGATTTGATAAGCTATTATCTGGAGGAAGAGTTGTAATAGAAAGTAATGTAGATATTGGAGCTCTTTGTACTATAGATAAAGGTGTTACAGGGGATACTACTATTGGAGAAGGTTCTAAGTTAGATAATCAAGTGCATGTTGGTCATGATACTGTAATTGGTAAAAAGTGTTTAATAGCTTCGCAAACGGGTATTGCTGGTTGTGTTGTTATAGAAGACGAAGTTACTCTATGGGGTCAGGTTGGTACAACTAGCGGCATTACAATAGGTAAAAAAGCTGTAGTAATGGGTCAAACTGGTGTTACAAAATCTATTGTTGGTGGTAAAAGTTATTTTGGCACTCCAATTGAGGAATCTAGGGAAAAACTTAGACAATTGGCTAATGTTAAAAAAATACCATCTATTTTACAAAATATTAAAAATAAATAAACAAAGAATACTTTAATAATCGCTAACAAAGCTATATTTTTGTGAAGCGAAAAAATAACAAACGATATAATGAGTGTTTTAGTAAATAAAGATTCCAAAATAATTGTACAAGGGTTTACAGGTAGTGAAGGTACTTTTCACGCTGAGCAAATGATAGAATACGGTACCAATGTTGTTGGTGGTGTAACACCAGGTAAAGGTGGTCAAGAGCATTTAGGAAGACCAGTTTTTAATACAGTTTTAGAAGCTGTTGAAAAAGTTGGTGCAGATACAACTATTATTTTTGTACCGCCAGCTTTTGCTGCGGATGCAATTATGGAAGCTGCTAACGCTGGTATTAAAGTAATTATTACTATTACAGAAGGTATCCCTGTTGCTGATATGGTTAAAGCTTCAGATTATATTAAAGATAAAGATTGTCGTTTAATAGGTCCTAACTGTCCAGGTGTTATTACTCCAGGTGAAGCTAAAGTAGGTATTATGCCTGGTTTTGTATTTAAAAGCGGTACAGTAGGTATTGTTTCTAAGTCTGGTACTTTAACTTATGAGGCGGCTGACCAAGTTGTACGTCAAGGTTTAGGTATTACTACTGCAATTGGTATTGGTGGTGACCCAATTATTGGTACAACTACTAAGGAAGCTGTTGAATTACTAATTAATGATCCTGCTACAGAATGTGTAGTAATGATTGGTGAAATTGGTGGACAGTTAGAAGCAGATGCAGCAAAATGGTATAAAGAGAGTGGAAGTAAAAAGCCAATTGTTGGTTTTATTGCTGGTGAAACTGCTCCTGCAGGTAGAACAATGGGGCACGCAGGTGCTATAGTTGGTGGTAGTGATGATACTGCACAGGCTAAAAAAGCAATTATGAAAGATTGTGGAATTCACGTTGTAGATTCTCCTGCTGAGATAGGTAAAAAAGTGAAAGAAGTAATGGGTTAATCCATATTCTTTTTAAAAATATAAAAGCGTTTACTTATTTAGTAAACGCTTTTTTTTATGCATCAACTTAATGGGTTGCACTGTTGTAAAGTTTTTGTTTATCAATCTTAAAAAAAAGAAGTATGTCTTTTAAAGGTGTAAAACATACCCTATATTTGGCTTGCAACAACGCAAAATTTTATTAGATGAAATTGTTAGAAGGAAAAAACGTAATTATTACTGGTGCTAGTAGAGGTATTGGTATGGGAATAGCAAAAGTATTTGCAGATAATGGTGCAAATGTAGCCTTTACATATAGTTCTAGTGAAGCTCCTGCTTTAGAATTAGAAAAAGAATTAACTGCTAAAGGTGTAAAAGCTAAAGCATATAAAAGTAATGCAGCAAGTTTTTCTCAGGCAGAAGAATTAGTAGCAAATGTATTAGAAGATTTTGGTGGTATAGATGTATTAATTAATAATGCAGGTATTACTAAAGATAACTTGTTAATGCGTATGGGAGAGGAAGATTTTGATGCCGTAATTGAAATTAACCTAAAATCTGTTTTTAATATGACAAAAGCAGTACAACGTACGTTTTTAAAACAACGCAAAGGTTCTATTGTAAATATGAGTAGTGTTGTTGGTGTTAAAGGTAATGCAGGACAAACTAATTATGCAGCGTCTAAAGCCGGAATGATTGGTTTTACTAAGTCTGTAGCTTTAGAACTAGGTTCTAGAAACATTAGATGTAACGCTATTGCACCTGGTTTTATTGAAACTGAAATGACTGATAAGTTAGATGAAAAAGTTGTTCAAGGATGGAGAGACGGAATTCCTTTAAAACGAGGTGGTTCTCCTGACGATGTGGCAAATGCTTGTTTGTTTTTTGCTTCAGATATGTCTGCTTACGTTACTGGCCAAGTGCTTAACGTAGATGGCGGAATGTTAACATAATAGAATACTTAAATTTATATTGAAAAATAGAGACAATTAATACATGCAAATTACAACTGTACTGTGGGTAATTTTAGCAGCAATATTTGCGCTGCTTGTAGTCTTGTTTCAATATTATTATAAAGCTAAAAGGAGAGGTAAACTTATTGTTTTACTCTCCTTTTTACGTTTTTTAGGTATTTTTGGAGTTTTGCTACTACTTATCAATCCAAAAATCACTAAAAATATTTATACGGTAGAAAAAACTAAACTAGTGGTTTTAATAGATAATTCTGCCTCTATAAAAAATAGTAAGTCAGCTAATAAAGTACTAGAAGTAGTAAATAATATTAGTGAAGATGTAGATCTAAAAAGTAAATTTACAATAGACACGTATTCCTTTGGTGGTAGTTTAAATAGCTTACAAGATAGTTTAACATTTAAAGAAGTGAATACGAATATTGGTGCTGCACTACAAGGAGCAGAAGATATTTATAGAAACACCAATACGGCTATAGTTTTAATAACAGACGGAAACCAAACATTAGGACAGGATTACGAGTTTTTAACATCAACCTATAAAAAGCCTATTTATCCTATAGTTGTAGGAGATACTACAAACTACACGGATTTAAAAATAGATCAGGTTAATAAAAATAATTTTGCTTTTCTAAATAACAAATATCCTGTAGAAATTTATGTTTCGTACACAGGAAATAAAACTGTAACAAAGCAGCTTACTGTTACTGAAAATGGTAAAAATGTATTTAAGGAAAATATAACCTTTTCTAAAACCGAGAACAGCAAATTTATTACAACAAATATAGAAGCAAAAAGTATTGGTGTTAAAAAACTTAGGGTAGCAATTTCTACTTTAATAGATGAAAAAAACACCATAAATAACACTAAAACAATAGCTCTGGAGGTTATTGATGAAAAAACAAATATTGCAATTGTATCTAATGTAGAGCACCCAGACTTAGGCGCGTTAAAAAAGTCTATAGAAAGCAATGAGCAACGGTCTGTTACTATAATTAAACCTAATAGCTCGCTTAGTTTATGGCAAAACACAGATGTGTTTATATTTTATCAGCCAGTAAATAGTTTTAAAAATGTTATAGACTATGCTGTAAATTCTAATAAAAACTCTTTTGTAATTACTGGTTTGCAAACAGATTGGAATTTTTTAAACTCGGTTCAAAACACTTATGTTTTTGAGAGAGGCTTTCCTGTGCAAGAAGTAATGCCAACTATAAATTCTTCTTTTTCTAAGTTTGATGTGTCTAAGTTTTCAACTAATAATTTTCCTCCTTTGCAAAGTAACGTTAGTCCTGTTTTTCCTAAAAATGAAAGCTTAACTATTTTAAAAACAACCATTCGTGGTATAGCTATAGAATCTCCTTTACTGTCTGTTTCTGATATAGATAAAACAAAGCAAGTGTATTTGTTTGGTGAAGATATTTGGAAATGGAGAATGCAGACCTACAGAAATGATAAGGATTTTAAGTCTTTTGATGATTTTATAGGTAAAATAATACTGTATTTGGCGTCCAGCAACTCTAAAAATAGTTTTACTCTAGATTATAAGCAAGTGTATTTGGGTAGTAATGAAGCGGTTATTAATGCATCAGTTTTTGATGACGCTTTTGAGTTTGATTCTAATGCTACTGTTATTCTAAAAATAAGGAATAAAGAAAAATCAACCTATAAAGAAATTCCAATGTTGCTAAGCGGGTTTAATTATAAAGCAGATTTAAGTAGTTTGTATGCTGGTGATTATACATTTACTGCAACTGTAAAAAACACAAATACTT containing:
- a CDS encoding alanine dehydrogenase codes for the protein MNQPSSPFSKFQLLPQEEKLEILRKKGELFIGMLKENQYQEKRICLTPDAVNALTCNGHRVLIESGAGEGANFTDLDYTNAGAEVTKDTKKVFSCPIILKVEPPTISEIQMLNPQTTIISALQIKTQSKKYFEELAKKRITAIAFEYIQDEDGKYPAVRSLSEIAGISSVLIASELMATTNNGNGLMFGNISGVPPVEVVIIGAGTVGEFAARSAIGLGANVKIFDNSITKLRQIQTNLKQTVYTSTLQPKNLLKSLKRCDVAIGAIRGKDRSPIVVTETMVENMKKDAVIIDVSIDMGGCFETSELTTHNKPTIKKHGVIHYCVPNIPSRYPKTSSISISNIFTPYLLKIGEDGGMENALRFDKGLRNGLYMYHGILTNKSVGEWYDLQYSDINFLIF
- the tsaE gene encoding tRNA (adenosine(37)-N6)-threonylcarbamoyltransferase complex ATPase subunit type 1 TsaE, which translates into the protein MNKTFSTPEIQDIAKDIIKNAPTKTLCFYGEMGAGKTTLIKAIMKELGVVGDTSSPTFGIVNEYQDNKSNTLAYHFDFYRLEDEMEALDIGVEDYFYANKWVFIEWPEKISSFLPEDATNIKLEVINPTDRKISF
- a CDS encoding T9SS response regulator signal transducer PorX, coding for MNKITILWVDDEIDLLKPHIIFLEKKNYEVITCQSGREALEELEDTKVDIVFLDENMPGISGLETLSEIKKTHTSLPVVMITKSEEELIMEEAIGSKIADYLIKPVNPNQILLSLKKSLDHSRLISEKTTSNYQQEFRKIAMDLSMVNCYEEWVNLYKNLIHWELQLEEIEDTGMFEILESQKIEANNQFSKFIEKNYPDWFAGGDAPVLSQNLFKKLIKPELKEKPTLLVVVDNLRYDQWLAFESTVNSFYKKVKEEPYFSILPTATQYARNAIFSGLTPLEMEKQHPNWWKNDTEEGGKNLHEADFLGAQLKRLGLDLKWEYHKISSLKQGKQLSQNYKSQKDNDLTVIVYNFVDMLSHSKTEMEVIKELASNDKAYRSLTVSWFKNSPLLEIIQQAQTMGQKLIITTDHGTINVKQPSKVVGDKDTSLNLRYKTGRSLSYEDKDVLAAKNPKDLQLPTINMSSSFIFAKNDLFFAYPNNYNHYVSYYRNTYQHGGVSLEEMIIPFAVLEPR
- a CDS encoding HD domain-containing protein, with protein sequence MIISNKLKIFNDPIYGFIGIPSTLIFNIIAHPYFQRLRRISQTGLTYLVYPGAQHTRFQHALGCMHLMEQAVQILRFKGVKITDVEEEGLLCAILLHDIGHGPFSHAMEHTIVEGVDHEAISLVFMQQLNKEFKGKLDTAIAIFKKEHPKKFLNDLVSSQLDMDRLDYLKRDSFYTGVAEGNINAERLITMLNVVDGDLVIEEKGIYSVEKFLMARRFMYWQVYLHKTGLVAEQLLIKTLNRAKELIHKGENLPCSSILSFFIKNKIELKDFNADVIKKFSELDDVDIMAAIKEWQHNSDFVLSTLSRMILHRDLLHIKMKKKPIATSKLKKEFSAFKEKYNLFDEETAYFVFSGEIKNTAYIQHTQPIKVLKENGKVTDVLKASDQLNSKTLSKTVTKYYACYPKL
- the lpxD gene encoding UDP-3-O-(3-hydroxymyristoyl)glucosamine N-acyltransferase translates to MKFTASQIAGILEGEVQGDPETTVHTLAKIEEGEAGSLTFLANPKYIPYLYTTKSSITIVNKDFTPEKEYTTTLIKVDDAYQSFTKLLTYYDQVKNDKSGIEQPVYIDESSSYGENVYLGAFSYIGKNVTIGKNAKIYPNVYISDNVTIGDNVSLFSGAKICSDSIIGDNCVIHTGVIIGSDGFGFSPNADGTFTKIPQIGNVILEDNVDVGAGTTIDRATMGSTIIKKGVKLDNQIQIAHNVEIGENTVIAAQTGIAGSTKIGKNCMIGGQVGIVGHISIGDNVRIQAQSGIGKNIKDNEVLQGSPAMNYGDFNKSYVHFKNLPKIVKGINNIEKKFDGK
- a CDS encoding bifunctional UDP-3-O-[3-hydroxymyristoyl] N-acetylglucosamine deacetylase/3-hydroxyacyl-ACP dehydratase — its product is MANKPNAKQRTIAKEATLTGVGLHTGEKVTMKFLPAPENHGYAFKRIDLEGEPIIEADANYVENTQRGTNLEKKGVKIQTPEHVLAALVGLEIDNVLIELNSPELPIMDGSSKYFVEALEGAGVVEQEKEREEYIVKDVISYKDEATGSEITIIPSDEYQVTTMVDFGTKVLGTQNATLLKLSDFKEEISNARTFSFLHELEMLLEHGLIKGGDLNNAIVYVDKEISDETMKKLEKAFGKEKLSVKPNGILDNLTLHQPNEAARHKLLDVVGDLALTGVRIRGKVIANKPGHFVNTQFAKKLAKIIKLEKRNSVPKYDLSLPPLMDIHQIMDMLPHRPPFLLIDRVLELSGNHVVGMKNVTMNEPFFVGHFPGAPVMPGVLQVEAMAQTGGILVLSTVPDPENYLTFFMKIDKVKFKQKVLPGDTLIFHCSLITPIRRGICHMQAYAYANDKLVCEAEMMAQIAKKQ